TTGCGGCGTATCACCCGCTATCGTCGTATCTATAACTATCGCGAAGTCGGGATCGATTTTAAAAGCAGACGTCCTGGCGCCCTTCAAACCCACTTCTTCCTGCGTAGTGGCGACCGCGTATACTTCGGCGCCGGCGCCGACCTTTTCCATTATCTTCAATAACGCGTAACAGCCTATCCTGTTGTCAAGCGCTTTGCCGTAAAAAAGCTTTCCGTTCAAGACGCCGGCGTTCGACTCGAAGACGATGATATCGCCTATCTCGACCTTCCTGGCGGCTTCAGCTTTGTCCTTACACCCGATATCGATGAACATGTCTTCGTACTTTATCGGATGCTTCCTCTCCTCGTCTTTCTGCAAGTGGGGAGGCTTCGTACCTATCACGCCCAGCCAATCGCCCTTTTTCGATTTGACCACCACGCGCTGGGCGGGCAGTATCCTGTCGTCGATCCCTCCGACCTTTATGAAATTTATGTAGCCGTCGCTCGTTACCCCCTTCACCATCAGCCCTATCTCGTCCATGTGCGCGGCTATCATTATCTTTTTCGCGCCTTTCCCTTTCCTCGCGATGACGTTC
This sequence is a window from Candidatus Omnitrophota bacterium. Protein-coding genes within it:
- a CDS encoding M42 family metallopeptidase, translated to MDDLLKKILDAAGVSGYEKEIAGIMQGELKKRCGNAEIDNFGNVIARKGKGAKKIMIAAHMDEIGLMVKGVTSDGYINFIKVGGIDDRILPAQRVVVKSKKGDWLGVIGTKPPHLQKDEERKHPIKYEDMFIDIGCKDKAEAARKVEIGDIIVFESNAGVLNGKLFYGKALDNRIGCYALLKIMEKVGAGAEVYAVATTQEEVGLKGARTSAFKIDPDFAIVIDTTIAGDTPQIKERESALKLGRGVAITIIEASGRGVIVSEKIKDMFIEIAKKDKIKYQIDVVEGGVTDGAIINMNREGVPTGVLSIPTRYIHSPTGVFSLDDLNAAIELAVKAVARIAKEK